Below is a genomic region from Leptotrichia shahii.
CCAGCAGATCCAAAACCAAAAGGACCAAGTGCCTCAGATGTTTATTATAACGGTGAAATTGTGATCCGAATTGGAGGATATTCATCACAATATCCAAATGGTATAATACTTACAACGGCAACAAGTGATATAGTTAAAATTCCAAATATAGCTGGAACACTAATAAAAAAACAAGATTACCAGACATCTTCAGGGATTCCAATGAATGGAAAGATATTTTTGCACAGTACAGGAACTACACAGCAAGTTACAGATTTTAGTTCAGATTTAACTGCTTCAAATAGTTATCGAGCAGCAATTGGCGGAGATTTAATGGACGAGTATATTGCAAGAGTAAATTCAGTTTCAGGTGGAGATAATTTATATATTTGGCCAGCAGGGAACATCAAAGGAAATAAAAATCCGTCACTTGAAGGAGGACTTCCTTATTTTGAAAAAACTTTGGAAAAATCTTGGGTAAATGTAGTTGCACTTGTGAATAAATCTGGAACTGCAGGATTGGAATGGAAGGATTTAGAGCCATTGTCAAATGCAGGGGTAGCTAGTAAATGGACTATAACTGCGGTAAGTGAAGATGGAACATCAGCAAAAGCAGCGGAAAATGTTGCAAAAGCGGTAGATCAGGTACGTGAAAAATTTCCTGGAATGAAAATGGATATGATTAGAGACATAATTCTTTCAACAGCTACTGATATCGGAGCAGCAGGAGTGGATAATGTATTTGGATATGGACTTTTAGATGCTACTACTGCTTTAAATGGACCAAGAAACTTGAATTACAGGTTAAGCAAGTTTCATGTTCCAGATACAAAAACTTGGATTTTTAGAAATAATATTTATGGTGCGTATACAGATTTAGAAAAAAATGGAAAAGGGACATTAATTTTAGAAGGAAAAAATTCTTTTTATAAAATAAAAGTAGATGGTGGAACACTAGTTTTGAAAGGAGACAATACTTCTGAATATGAAACAATAATAAAAGATGGAATACTCGATGTTAAGAAAAAATTTACTCCCGAAAATATTGAAATAGAAACAAATGGAACATTGATTACAAATCCTGAAACTGTGATAGGAGAAATTTCTAAAAATTATTATACGGAGGAGATAACTGTTAATAAGGCAGTTGATGTTGTAAATAAAGGAACATTAAAGAATATTGGAACAGGAGCGATTATAACTGGAAATTATACAGCGAAATATGGTTCAGTGACAGAAGCAGAAATTGGATCAAAATTAATAGTAAAAGGAACAATAAAAATTGATGGAAGAGAAAGAAATCAAACTTTGGGAAGCACAGTAAAACTTTTGAGTAATGGATACGTTACTGCAACACCAACAACATCGGCAGTTATTGAAGCTGAAAAAGGAATAGAAGGACAATTTGCAAAAGTGGAAACTGATGAATTGATTAATGGAAAAGTGGAAAATAAAGGAAATTCAGTTGAAGCTACAATTAGTAGAAAAAATGTGGAAGATTATGTAAATGGCTTGAAAAATAGCGATGAAATGCAGAAAAATACTGCTAAAAATTTAGAGGTTTCTTTTAAAGAATTAGATAAAAAAATAGCTGAAGGAAATACAAATGTTTCTAATTTTGCTTTAGGTGCGGCAAAACTTCAAAAAAATTCCCTATCTCTGAGTTCAAATATATTAGATAGTTTATCAGGACAAATTTATGCTTCAGCTCAAGCTTTAACATTTCAACAATCGCAAACAATAAATAAGGATTTATCAAATAGACTTGTAATGCTCGGAACGCTTGATAATACTAGTGATAAATTTGGATTATGGATTTCTTCCATTGGAGCTAATGGGAAATTAAAACAAAATGGGTATGCTGAAGGAAAAACTAAAGTTTATGGAGGACAGGTTGGAATTGATAAGCAATTTGGAGAAAATTTGATTTTAGGAACGGCTTTAGCTTATTCAAAAGGAAATGTGAAATTTGATAGACATGGTGGAAAGTCAGATGCAGATAATTTTGGAATTTCATTGTATGGAAGAGTTGGAAATAAAGATAATCCGATGTATTTGCAAGGAAGAGTTGGACTTGGATTTGTAAATAGTGAAGTTAAAAGGGATATTATTTTATCTGAAAATGATATTTCACGAGGAAAAATTGAGCATAATGATAAAGTAATTTCAGGATATTTAGAAACAGGGTATGATGTGAAAAAAGGTGATTTTGTATTGACACCATTTGCTGGAATCTCGCACGATACAGTTCAAAGAGGAGCATTTCATGAGGAAAATAGCCAATTTGGATTAAAGGCGGATAAAAAGACTTACAAGCAAACAAGTGGACTTGCTGGAGTTAGAGTTAGTCAGAAATTTAATTTTGAAAATGGTTCAAAAACTACATTACAAGGATACATAACACATCAAAGGGCATTTAATAATGAAAATTTGAATTTTAAAGCATCGTATTCAGGACTACCAGATGCAAAATTTAAAGTAAAGGGAATAGGGCTTTCAAAGAGTCAAACATGGGTAGGAGCTGGAGTTTTAAATGAAGTTAGTTCAAAATTTGCCTGGTATTTGAATTATGATGAAAAAATTGATAAAAAGGCTAAAAATAATGTGTTTACAGCTGGTGTGAGAGTTAATTTTTGATAGACTTTTTTGAATAATAAATTTATAGATTTTTTATGAATTTTAAATTATATATTTGATCATTTTTCATTAATAAGATATTTTTTAAATAAAAGTTTGGTTTAAAAATTAAAAATAAGTTTTAGGAGATGATTTTTATGAAAAAGAAAAAAGTTTTAATATTAATTCTATTGGCATTTATGATGGTAACACCAGTAATAAAAGCAGATTTTTGGTCAAAATTAAGAGATGCTTTTATAGGTGGCGATAATTATTCAAGTTCGAGTTCAAGCTCAAGTGATAAAAATATTGTAGATGGTAAAATTTATAATCCAAAGGATAATAGAGAATATAGA
It encodes:
- a CDS encoding autotransporter domain-containing protein, translating into MKSKIKKIFIYALLLSLISCGSSGGNGSTGKTPTPAPKPKPADPKPKGPSASDVYYNGEIVIRIGGYSSQYPNGIILTTATSDIVKIPNIAGTLIKKQDYQTSSGIPMNGKIFLHSTGTTQQVTDFSSDLTASNSYRAAIGGDLMDEYIARVNSVSGGDNLYIWPAGNIKGNKNPSLEGGLPYFEKTLEKSWVNVVALVNKSGTAGLEWKDLEPLSNAGVASKWTITAVSEDGTSAKAAENVAKAVDQVREKFPGMKMDMIRDIILSTATDIGAAGVDNVFGYGLLDATTALNGPRNLNYRLSKFHVPDTKTWIFRNNIYGAYTDLEKNGKGTLILEGKNSFYKIKVDGGTLVLKGDNTSEYETIIKDGILDVKKKFTPENIEIETNGTLITNPETVIGEISKNYYTEEITVNKAVDVVNKGTLKNIGTGAIITGNYTAKYGSVTEAEIGSKLIVKGTIKIDGRERNQTLGSTVKLLSNGYVTATPTTSAVIEAEKGIEGQFAKVETDELINGKVENKGNSVEATISRKNVEDYVNGLKNSDEMQKNTAKNLEVSFKELDKKIAEGNTNVSNFALGAAKLQKNSLSLSSNILDSLSGQIYASAQALTFQQSQTINKDLSNRLVMLGTLDNTSDKFGLWISSIGANGKLKQNGYAEGKTKVYGGQVGIDKQFGENLILGTALAYSKGNVKFDRHGGKSDADNFGISLYGRVGNKDNPMYLQGRVGLGFVNSEVKRDIILSENDISRGKIEHNDKVISGYLETGYDVKKGDFVLTPFAGISHDTVQRGAFHEENSQFGLKADKKTYKQTSGLAGVRVSQKFNFENGSKTTLQGYITHQRAFNNENLNFKASYSGLPDAKFKVKGIGLSKSQTWVGAGVLNEVSSKFAWYLNYDEKIDKKAKNNVFTAGVRVNF